The genomic region GCGAGGGTCGTCGAACACCTGAATCAGCTCGACTTCGACTTCTTCTGGGCCAACGACGACCTCGCCGATACGAAAGGGCCTTGGATGAGTCGGGAGATGTTCCAGGAATTCTTCCTCCCCTACCAGCGCATCGTGGCCAGCGCCATCAAGAAACCTTGGATTTTTCACAGCGACGGAAACATCCTTCCCCTTTTGGAAGACCTCCTGACCTTGGGGATGAGCGGGATTCATCCCATTCAGCCTGCGGCCATGGACATCGGTCAGATCAAGGCCCGATATGGCCATCGGGTCTGTATCGCCGGAAATATCGATCTGGATTACACCTTGACCCTCGGAACCCCTGAAGAAGTGGAACGGGAAGTTCGGGATAGGATCCTCATCGCAGGGAAAGGGGGAGGATACATCATCACCAGCGCCAATAGTCTGACCGACTATTGCAAGGTCGAAAATGTCTGGGCCATGGCGAGGGCCATCAAAAAATACGGCAAGTATCCCCTGCCCGAAGAAGGCGTTCCTGGGAAGATGGGAACGTCCTGATCCATTCCCATCTTGAAGCGAGGAGGACGAGAAACCCTACCCCTGAACCCAAACCATCCAGACGGAGAAAGGAGGCCAAAGATGGAAAAATCGAGGAGGAAGTTTTTAAAGGCGTTGGGCGTCACTGCATTAGGCGCCGGGGCAATCCTTCCCAAACCGAAGAGGAGCCATGCTCAGACCAAAACCTTCAGGTGGCGGTTAACGACCGCTTGGCCAACCGGGATCCCTCTCTTTACCGATATGGCGAAGGTCTTGCCGGACGTGGTCAAAAAATTGAGCGGAGGCCGGATGACGATCGATATCTTCCCTGCCGGGGCCATCGCTCCCGCCTTGGAAGGCGTTGATGCTGTGAGAAGAGGGGTATGCCAGATGGCCCATACCTGGCCAGGATACGATATCGGCATTCACCCCGCCACCTGCTTGCTCGGAGGGTATGCAGGAAGCCCCAACTCGGAAGTGATGATCCACTGGATGTATAGCGCTGAGGGTTACAAGCTCTGGCAAGATTTCCGACTGGAAAAATTCGATGTCATCTCTTTCCCGGGAGGGTTACGGCCCACCGAGGTCTTTGCCCATTCCCACAAACCCATCCGAACTCTGGCCGACCTCAAGGGCATCAAATTCCGGACGGTGGGGGCCTGGGCAGACATCCTGCCCAAATTAGGGGCATCGGTCATCACCCTCCCGGGCGGCGAGGTGTTGCCGGCCTTGGAGAGAAAGGTCATCGATGCCACCGAATGGGCTTGCGCGGGCGAAAATCTGCCGATGGGGTTCCACGAAGTGGCTAAGTATGTCATCATCCCTGGGATCCACCAACCCAGCGCTCCCTTTGAATTTGTCATCAATAAAAAAGCGTGGGAAGAGCTTCCCGAGGACCTCAAAGCCATTATCGAGGAGGCGGCCAAAATTACCACCCTGATGTCCTGGACGAAGATCGGGATCCTGGATATGGGGGCGATGGAGGTGTTCAAAAAGAGAGGAAATATCATCATCGAATTGGCCCCTGAAGTTCAGGCGGCCGCTTATAAGTTGGGGCGGGAATGGGCGGATGCTCATGCCGCCAAAGATCCCTGGTTCAAGCGAATTTTGGATTCTCAGAGGAAGTTCGAAGAGGGATGGAAAAGCATTGAGAAAATAAGATTTTTAAAATACGATTGAGTCGTCTCGGGGCCAGGGAGTCCCACCCCTTCTACCCTGGCCTGAGCCTCCCTCGTTGTCAAAGAAAGGAGAGCGATCTTATCATGCTCGCTTCCGTCACGAAGACCATCGATTCAATCAGCCAGTGGTCTGGAAAGGCCGTGGCGTGGCTGATTCTGCCCAATGTGCTCGCCTTGGTCTACGAGGTCATCGCGAGATACATCCTCCAACGTCCGACGATATGGTCTTACGAGGTCACTTACTTCCTCTATGGCACCCATTTCCTCATCGGAGCGGCCTTCGTCCTCCTTCTCAAAGGCCATATCCGAATCGACGTCCTCTATATGCATCTCTCCCCAAGGGGAAGGGCTTTGATCGATGTGCTGGGTTACCTCATCCTCTTCTTTCCCGTGGTCCTGGCCCTCATCTACGCGGGGACGGAGTTTACGATCCAATCTTTCCAGATGGGAGAAAAATCGGGGGCCAGCCCTTGGCGGCCCCATCTCTACCCTTTTAAGGCCGTGTTGGTCTTAAGCTTCTTTCTTCTCCTGCTTCAGGGCGTCTCTGAATTTTTACGGAGTTTGAATCTCCTCCTGAAAGGAAGAGAGTAATGGGTTCAGAATATCTTCCCCTTCTGATGTTCCCTTGCATGCTGATCTCCATCTTCGCCGGCTTTCCGGTGGCCTTTGCGTTGATGGGCATTGCCTTCCTGTTTGGCCTCGTCGGATTTGAGGGAGGGATCTTTCCGATGTTGATCCGGCGGGTTTACAGCCAGGCAGAAAACTATGTCCTCGCGGCGGTTCCCCTATTCGTATTTATGGGCACCCTGCTCGAGCGATCCGGGATCGCCCATAAACTCTTCAATGCCATCAGCATCTGGACGGGCCGTCTTAGGGGTGGCCTGGCGATGGCCACGGTGCTCATGTGCACCATCATCGCCGCCTGTACTGGGATCATCGGGGCCTCCGAGGTAATGGTCGGCGTCATGGCGATCCCCGCCATGTTGAAACGGAATTACCGACACAGTCTCATCTGCGGAACGATCTGTGCCGGCGGATCGCTGGGGACCCTGATCCCTCCCAGCGTCGTCACCGTCGTCTATGGCCCGGCCGCCGGGTTGTCGGTGGGAAGACTCCTCATCGCCAGCATCTTCCCGGGACTCCTCCTGTCCTTGATCTACCTCGTTTATATCGGGATCCGATCCTATCTCTCCCCCTCGATCGCCCCTCCCGTTCCCGTGGAGGAGTTGAGGATCCCGATCAAAGAAAAAATCTCCATGACCGCAACGGCCCTTCTCCCACCCCTTCTCCTCATCTTTGC from Thermodesulfobacteriota bacterium harbors:
- the dctP gene encoding TRAP transporter substrate-binding protein DctP: MEKSRRKFLKALGVTALGAGAILPKPKRSHAQTKTFRWRLTTAWPTGIPLFTDMAKVLPDVVKKLSGGRMTIDIFPAGAIAPALEGVDAVRRGVCQMAHTWPGYDIGIHPATCLLGGYAGSPNSEVMIHWMYSAEGYKLWQDFRLEKFDVISFPGGLRPTEVFAHSHKPIRTLADLKGIKFRTVGAWADILPKLGASVITLPGGEVLPALERKVIDATEWACAGENLPMGFHEVAKYVIIPGIHQPSAPFEFVINKKAWEELPEDLKAIIEEAAKITTLMSWTKIGILDMGAMEVFKKRGNIIIELAPEVQAAAYKLGREWADAHAAKDPWFKRILDSQRKFEEGWKSIEKIRFLKYD
- a CDS encoding TRAP transporter small permease subunit, which codes for MLASVTKTIDSISQWSGKAVAWLILPNVLALVYEVIARYILQRPTIWSYEVTYFLYGTHFLIGAAFVLLLKGHIRIDVLYMHLSPRGRALIDVLGYLILFFPVVLALIYAGTEFTIQSFQMGEKSGASPWRPHLYPFKAVLVLSFFLLLLQGVSEFLRSLNLLLKGRE
- a CDS encoding TRAP transporter large permease subunit encodes the protein MFPCMLISIFAGFPVAFALMGIAFLFGLVGFEGGIFPMLIRRVYSQAENYVLAAVPLFVFMGTLLERSGIAHKLFNAISIWTGRLRGGLAMATVLMCTIIAACTGIIGASEVMVGVMAIPAMLKRNYRHSLICGTICAGGSLGTLIPPSVVTVVYGPAAGLSVGRLLIASIFPGLLLSLIYLVYIGIRSYLSPSIAPPVPVEELRIPIKEKISMTATALLPPLLLIFAVMGSIVFGLAAPTEAAALGAFGALVLTAIYGQLTLQSLKETVFQTLRITSMMMLILTGGYMFSGVFLGLGGGDVTEKILMGLPFGRGGILVLFLAIAFLSGFFLDWASILLVFIPIFSPIIVKLGFDPIWFGILFIMMIQTSYLTPPLAPAIFYLKSIVPPEVTMREMFYGVIPYVLLQLTGIFLVALIPQIALWLPSKIIGW